ATCGCGCCCTGGTGCACCGCCGAGCAGCTCCGTACGGCCAACCACACCTCCCTGTGGGTGACCGCCGAGGACTGGCGGATCGACCGGCTGGCCAGCTCCGCCACCGAGGTCGCCGGGATCGTCGCCGACTGTGTGGCGGTCGCCGAGGGCGGTACGCCCCGCGCCGACGACCTGCTCGGCGGCTTCCTGGCCCGCATCCGCGACGACCTGGCCCGCACCGGCACCTTCGCCGAGCTGCGCCCACGCTGGCGCGACGAGGTGCACCGGATGCTCACCGCCGACGCCCGGGAGTGGCGGTGGCGGCTCGACCCGGACACCCCGCCGCCCACCGCCGAGGAGTACCTCGCCAACGCCGACAACTACGGCGCGACCTTCGTCAACGTGTCGCACTGGCTGGCCACCGGCGACGCCGACACGCTCGCCCACCTGGACGAGCTGACCGCCGCCAGCCGGCAGGTCCAGGAGATCATCCGGCTGGTCAACGACCTGGCCAGCTACGACCGGGACGTCAAGGCCGGCGACCTCAACATCCTCACGCTCGGTCTCGACCGCGACGAGGTACGCCGGTGGACCGGCGACCGGTTGGCGCGCTGCCGGAACACCCTGGCGGAGGTGGCGCGGAGCTGCCCGCAGCAGGCCGCCTACCTCTCCCGGGAGATCGGCTTCACCACGGGGTTCTACCGGATGACGGACTTCTGGGGTGACGTTGACCAGCACTGAGTACCCGAGCGCACTGGCCACCGCGACCGACCCCGGCACCGAGGCACTGGCCCACCCCGCGCGCGGTGGCTCCGTCGACGGGGCGTCCGAGCTGGTCGCGCAGCTGTTGGCGCGGCCGGCCGGCCAGGTCTCGGCGTCGACCTACGAGACCGCCCGGCTGGTCAGCCTGGCACCGTGGTTGACCGGGCACGCCCAGCGGGTGCGCTGGCTGCTCGACTGCCAACACGCCGACGGCGGCTGGGGCCCCGGGGACGGGTACCAGCTGGTGCCCACCCTGAGTGCCACCGAGGCGCTGCTCGCGGTGCTGCGTACCCGGACGGTGTCCGGCCTGGACGAGGTGGCCCGCGCGGCCGGACGGGGCCTGACCGCCCTGTCCGGGTGGCTCGGCGCGGCCACCCCGCTGCCGGACACCCCGGCGTTGGACCTGATCGTGCCGGCGTTGGTCGAGGCGGTCAACGAGCACCTCGACCGGCACGGTCACCCACCGACCGGCCGGTCCGCCGGCCGGCTCGGGCTGCCGGTCGGCATGACCGGGGCGCGGCTGGCCGCCGTCCGGCACCAGGCGGTGGCGGGTCGGTCGCTGGACGTCAAGCTGCACCACGCCCTGGAGGTGCTGGGGCCGCTGGCCCGCGCCGCGCGGGGAGTCACACCGCAGCCCAACGGCGCGGTCGGCGCCTCCCCCGCGGCGACCGCCGCCTGGCTCGGCGGGCCCGACCGGCCCGACGGGCAGCCGGCTCCGGTGTCCTATCTGGAACGGGTGGTCGCCGGCGGTGACCGGCTGGCCCCCTGCACCACCCCGATCACGGTCTTCGAGCGGTCCTGGGTGGTCAGCACGCTGGCCCGCGCGGGGATGCCGGTGGCGGCGTCGCCCGACCTGGTGGGCAGCCTCACCGCCGACCTGACCGAGGCCGGCACGGCGACCAGTCCGGGGCTGCCGCCCGACGCGGACACCACGTCGGTCACCCTCTACGCGCTGCTGCGGCTCGGCGTGCCGGTGGACCCGGACTGCCTGTGGCGGTACGACATCGGCACGGGCTTCTGCACCTGGCCGGGGGAGGACGGGATCTCCGTCACCACCAACGCGCACGTGCTCGACGTGTTGGGCGAGTACCTGGCCGGCGGCGCGGCCGTGCCCGGGCCGGCCGCCGACCGGTACCGGTCGGCGGTCCACCGGCTGGAGGGGCTCCTGCTCGACCAGCAGCACGACGACGGCACCTGGCACGACCGGTGGCACGCCTCGCCGTACTACGCGACGCTCTGCTGCGCGCTGGCGCTGGCCGGGTACGGCCGCACCCCGGCGGTGGCCCCGGCGCTCGCCCGGGCCGCCCGGTGGGTGCTGGCCACCCAGCGCCCGGACGGCTCCTGGGGCCGGTGGCACGGCACCCCGGAGGAGACCGCGTACGCGCTGCACCTGCTCGCCGTGGCCGGCGGAGAGCCGGCCCGGGCGGCGCTCGGCCGTGGCCGCGCCCACCTGCTGCGGGTGGCCGACCAGCCGGGCGACGCGCAGCTCTGGCACGACAAGGACCTCTACCAGCCGACCATGATCGTCCGTTCGGCCGTGCTGGCCG
Above is a window of Micromonospora yangpuensis DNA encoding:
- a CDS encoding terpene synthase family protein translates to MPATVDAELDSAAEHGRICALASRGQRDLQQVVAAHPGLFPDPPVDPAMLGALAMSTAFIAPWCTAEQLRTANHTSLWVTAEDWRIDRLASSATEVAGIVADCVAVAEGGTPRADDLLGGFLARIRDDLARTGTFAELRPRWRDEVHRMLTADAREWRWRLDPDTPPPTAEEYLANADNYGATFVNVSHWLATGDADTLAHLDELTAASRQVQEIIRLVNDLASYDRDVKAGDLNILTLGLDRDEVRRWTGDRLARCRNTLAEVARSCPQQAAYLSREIGFTTGFYRMTDFWGDVDQH
- a CDS encoding prenyltransferase/squalene oxidase repeat-containing protein translates to MTSTEYPSALATATDPGTEALAHPARGGSVDGASELVAQLLARPAGQVSASTYETARLVSLAPWLTGHAQRVRWLLDCQHADGGWGPGDGYQLVPTLSATEALLAVLRTRTVSGLDEVARAAGRGLTALSGWLGAATPLPDTPALDLIVPALVEAVNEHLDRHGHPPTGRSAGRLGLPVGMTGARLAAVRHQAVAGRSLDVKLHHALEVLGPLARAARGVTPQPNGAVGASPAATAAWLGGPDRPDGQPAPVSYLERVVAGGDRLAPCTTPITVFERSWVVSTLARAGMPVAASPDLVGSLTADLTEAGTATSPGLPPDADTTSVTLYALLRLGVPVDPDCLWRYDIGTGFCTWPGEDGISVTTNAHVLDVLGEYLAGGAAVPGPAADRYRSAVHRLEGLLLDQQHDDGTWHDRWHASPYYATLCCALALAGYGRTPAVAPALARAARWVLATQRPDGSWGRWHGTPEETAYALHLLAVAGGEPARAALGRGRAHLLRVADQPGDAQLWHDKDLYQPTMIVRSAVLAADHLTAGDTALTRR